In Hermetia illucens chromosome 5, iHerIll2.2.curated.20191125, whole genome shotgun sequence, a single window of DNA contains:
- the LOC119658202 gene encoding ataxin-8-like yields MAQQLECQLALIKELQQQMAEMKAANMAGRQAVHQQQEQQQQLIKQQRQQQQEQRKQQQQRQQQQSEECDGICPEVIIEEEEGDPFNFVVRKKRHRIGLRLVLSL; encoded by the coding sequence ATGGCCCAGCAGTTGGAGTGCCAGTTGGCGCTCATCAAGGAGCTACAGCAGCAGATGGCTGAGATGAAAGCAGCCAACATGGCCGGGAGGCAGGCGGTCCATCAGCAACAAGAGCAACAACAGCAGCTAATCAAACAACAGCGGCAACAACAGCAGGAGCAGAggaagcagcagcagcaacgacagcAGCAGCAAAGCGAAGAATGTGACGGCATATGCCCGGAGGTCAtcatcgaggaggaggaaggagaccccttcaacttCGTCGTCCGAAAAAAAAGGCATCGAATAGGACTAAGGTTAGTGCTATCACTGTAA